GTGTAAAAGACTTGCCAGGTGTTCGTTACCACACCGTTCGCGGCTCCCTGGATACCTCCGGCGTCAAAGGTCGTAACCAAGGTCGTTCGAAGTACGGTACCAAGCGTCCGAAGTAATCGGCCGTTTGTCGCAGTTTGCAGTTATCAATTTTATTGAGTCGATAAGAGTAAGGTCGGGCACGCACCCTTAAGGGGCACTGTCCCGGGCTAACCTGAAGACCGTTTGAGGGCTTATCAATGCCAAGACGTCGTGTAGCAGCCAAGCGTGAGATTCTGGACGATCCAAAATACGGAAGCCAGATCCTCGCCAAGTTCATGAACCACGTAATGGAAAGCGGCAAAAAAGCCGTTGCCGAGCGTATCGTTTACGGTGCACTGGACAAGGTTAAAGAACGCAAGAACAGCGATCCCCTGGAAATCTTCGAGAAAGCTCTCGACGCCATCGCTCCGCTGGTCGAAGTTAAGTCGCGCCGTGTTGGCGGTGCCACTTACCAGGTTCCTGTTGAAGTTCGTCCATCCCGTCGTAACGCCCTGGCAATGCGCTGGTTGGTAGACTACGCCCGCAAGCGTGGCGAGAAGTCCATGGCTCTGCGCCTGGCTGGCGAGCTGCTGGATGCTGCTGAAGGCAAAGGTGCTGCAGTCAAGAAGCGTGAAGACGTACACCGTATGGCCGAAGCCAACAAAGCGTTCTCGCACTACCGCTTCTAATTCTGGCATCACTATTTTTGCGAGGGCTCTATGGCTCGTACTACACCAATCAACCGCTACCGTAACATCGGTATTTGCGCGCACGTTGACGCGGGCAAAACTACCACTACCGAGCGGATCCTGTTCTACACAGGCCTGAGCCACAAGATGGGCGAGGTGCATGACGGCGCCGCGACCACCGACTGGATGGTGCAGGAGCAGGAGCGGGGTATTACCATTACCTCCGCTGCTGTTACCACCTTCTGGCAGGGTTCCCGTGGCCAGTATGACAACTACCGCGTAAACGTCATCGATACCCCCGGCCACGTTGACTTCACCATTGAAGTAGAACGTTCGCTGCGCGTACTCGACGGCGCGGTCGTTGTGTTCTGCGGCACTTCCGGCGTTGAGCCACAGTCCGAAACCGTATGGCGTCAAGCCAACAAGTACGGCGTTCCACGTGTTGTTTACGTGAACAAGATGGACCGTGCCGGTGCCAACTTCCTGCGCGTCGTAGGTCAGATCAAGAACCGTCTGGGTCACACCCCGGTTCCTGTTCAGCTGGCCATCGGTTCGGAAGATAACTTCCAGGGTCAGGTCGACCTGATCAAGATGAAGGCTATCTACTGGAACGACGACGACAAAGGCACCACTTATCGCGAGGAAGAAATTCCTGCCGATATGCTGGAGCTGGCTGAAGAGTGGCGCGCCAATATGGTCGAAGCCGCTGCCGAAGCTAACGAAGAGCTGATGAACAAGTACCTTGAAGAAGGTGAGCTGACCGTCGAAGAAATCAAAGCCGGTCTGCGCGCGCGCACCCTGGCCAGCGAGATCGTTCCGGCTGTCTGCGGTTCGTCGTTCAAGAACAAGGGCGTTCCCCTGGTTCTCGACGCCGTTATCGACTTCCTGCCTGCTCCGACCGAAATCCCGGCGATCAAGGGTATCCACCCTGATCTGATCGAGAAGCCGAAAGAAGAGCTGGTTGACGCCGACTACGACGAGCGTCATGCCGACGACAACGAGCCGTTCTCGGCTCTGGCGTTCAAGATTGCCACCGACCCGTTCGTGGGTACTCTGACCTTCGTCCGCGTTTACTCGGGTATGCTGCAGTCCGGCGACTCCGTGATCAACTCGGTCAAGGGCAAGAAAGAGCGCGTTGGTCGTATGGTGCAGATGCACGCCAACCAGCGTGAAGAAATCAAAGAAGTACTGGCAGGCGACATCGCTGCTCTGATCGGCATGAAGGACGTCACCACCGGTGACACCCTGTGCAACGCCGACAAGCCGATCATCCTCGAGCGTATGGACTTCCCGGAGCCTGTGATCTCGGTAGCTGTTGAGCCGAAGACCAAGCAAGACCAGGAAAAGATGGGTATCGCACTGGGCAAGCTGGCTCAGGAAGACCCGTCGTTCCGCGTCAAAACCGACGAAGAAACCGGCCAGACCATCATCTCCGGTATGGGTGAGCTTCACCTGGACATCCTCGTTGACCGCATGAAGCGCGAGTTCAACGTCGAAGCCAACATTGGTAAGCCACAGGTTTCGTACCGCGAGCAGATCACCAAGGACAACGTCGAGATCGAAGGTAAGTTCGTTCGTCAGTCCGGTGGTCGCGGTCAGTTCGGTCACTGCTGGATTCGCTTCTCGCAGCCAACAGTGGACGCACAAGGCAACATCACCGAAGGCCTGGAATTCACCAACGAGGTTGTAGGTGGTGTGGTTCCTAAGGAATACATCCCGGCGATCCAGAAGGGTATCGAAGAGCAGATGAAGAACGGCATCGTTGCCGGCTATCCGCTGATCGGCCTGAAGGCTACCGTGTTTGATGGTTCCTACCACGACGTCGACTCCAACGAGATGGCGTTCAAGGTGGCGGCCTCCATGGCGACCAAGCAACTCGCAGCCAAAGGCGGCGGTAAAGTGCTTGAGCCGATCATGAAGGTAGAAGTTGTGACCCCTGAGGACTACATGGGTGACGTGATGGGTGACCTGAACCGTCGTCGTGGTCTGATCCAGGGTATGGAAGATTCGGTGTCCGGCAAGGTTGTCCGTGCTGAAGTTCCGCTCGGAGAAATGTTCGGTTATGCGACCGACGTTCGTTCCATGTCTCAGGGTCGCGCGAGCTACTCCATGGAATTCTCCAAATACGCCGAAGCTCCGTCGAATATCGTCGAAGCACTCGTTAAAAAACAAGGCTAATCCAGCCCTTTAGGCAAGAGGTTCACTGTCGTGGCTAAAGAAAAATTTGATCGTTCCCTTCCGCACGTCAACGTTGGCACCATCGGTCACGTTGACCACGGTAAAACCA
This portion of the Pseudomonas sp. SORT22 genome encodes:
- the fusA gene encoding elongation factor G: MARTTPINRYRNIGICAHVDAGKTTTTERILFYTGLSHKMGEVHDGAATTDWMVQEQERGITITSAAVTTFWQGSRGQYDNYRVNVIDTPGHVDFTIEVERSLRVLDGAVVVFCGTSGVEPQSETVWRQANKYGVPRVVYVNKMDRAGANFLRVVGQIKNRLGHTPVPVQLAIGSEDNFQGQVDLIKMKAIYWNDDDKGTTYREEEIPADMLELAEEWRANMVEAAAEANEELMNKYLEEGELTVEEIKAGLRARTLASEIVPAVCGSSFKNKGVPLVLDAVIDFLPAPTEIPAIKGIHPDLIEKPKEELVDADYDERHADDNEPFSALAFKIATDPFVGTLTFVRVYSGMLQSGDSVINSVKGKKERVGRMVQMHANQREEIKEVLAGDIAALIGMKDVTTGDTLCNADKPIILERMDFPEPVISVAVEPKTKQDQEKMGIALGKLAQEDPSFRVKTDEETGQTIISGMGELHLDILVDRMKREFNVEANIGKPQVSYREQITKDNVEIEGKFVRQSGGRGQFGHCWIRFSQPTVDAQGNITEGLEFTNEVVGGVVPKEYIPAIQKGIEEQMKNGIVAGYPLIGLKATVFDGSYHDVDSNEMAFKVAASMATKQLAAKGGGKVLEPIMKVEVVTPEDYMGDVMGDLNRRRGLIQGMEDSVSGKVVRAEVPLGEMFGYATDVRSMSQGRASYSMEFSKYAEAPSNIVEALVKKQG
- the rpsG gene encoding 30S ribosomal protein S7, whose amino-acid sequence is MPRRRVAAKREILDDPKYGSQILAKFMNHVMESGKKAVAERIVYGALDKVKERKNSDPLEIFEKALDAIAPLVEVKSRRVGGATYQVPVEVRPSRRNALAMRWLVDYARKRGEKSMALRLAGELLDAAEGKGAAVKKREDVHRMAEANKAFSHYRF